TAATGTTATTTAATCTATGCTTAAGTGTGACACATACCTATATATAGATTTCATGCTTAATACAAGCCAACAGCATCAATGTTAACCCTTTAAGTATCTGCAGATCACAACTTATTACAAACCATTTGAGTTTGCATTGCTGCtctctctgcacacacacactcactgacCACTTTATTGGGTACACTGTGCTAGCACCAGGTTCAATCTGCTTTTCCCTTAAAAAACTGTGTTAATtcgcatagattcaacaagatgctggaaacattcctctgagctTTTGGTCTATGCTGAAATGATAGCATCACATGATAAAAATCTCCTGTAGCGCCACATGTCAAAGGTGCTATGGGATTGAGATCTGATAAGTGTGTAATTCACTGTCAGTTTGAAGAAACGAGTTTGGGCTTTGTGTACCCTGCTGGAACTAGCCATCAGAAGTTGCTTAGAATTTCCAGTAAATTATCTGTACAAGAGATTGGAACAAAAagaagtaaacatatttttgtttaaaatgttaaaaacccAGTATTCAGGACATGTTTACTGGAGATACAAGTTAACTTATCTTGTCGATGATTTTACATTTCTCAAATGtatatgtaatgtaatgtaaatttGTTATTAAGTAATTTACTGTAAGACTGCAAGACAGTCATCAGATTTCTCTATAGGAATTAAAAATTCAGTTGGTAGCTAGAGTTGCTTTATTATGGTGACAATAAAGAAGTTAACTGTGTTTAATTTGTTTAACACATAACATCTACTCGTATTTTCTCAGGATACAAGATGAGAGATTATGAGTGCATTATATTACATACATAAATATCTTTGGTTCAAAGTCCAACGAAAACACAACTTGCCCACTTCCTTTACTTAAACTTACTTGGATCCAAAGCACCCCTGAAGTGCAGGTTAAACACATGGAGGCTGAGCCACATACTAACATCAGCTTCAATTCTACAGTAACTTTACTATTCCTCTTATTCTCCATAGTCATTAATGATAAATAAAGAAAGTTTCACATGTATCAATAAACTTATATTACTTAAAAGACCCATCTAAAATGTTCTGGTGCTTGGTTGTGAtgaaaactgaataaataatattttttaacaaaCAGCAGAACGCAAAGTGCACTTAATAATAAAGACCTCATAAAATGAACCACAACTGTATAAAAGAGTCAAGCTTTAACTAAATATGCCACACTAGGTAAGTCATGTGGTACACTGAAAAAgaacatgtatttataatataaaaacaaacaaacaaacaaaacataattttttttagatCCCTCAGGCTGGGCTCTTTGCACCTTTTACCATAGCTGTCTTTTTACACCAAAATTTCCAAATCTAATTGGTCTCTCAATGACCCTTTGAGAAAATGCATCAGtcttttgcagttttgtttcAATTGCAAAGCATTTACTTTCAAAAGTGGCATCATATTTAATGATGTTTGAACTGAGAAGTAAGGGTAACACATGAGGAGATTGAACTGACTTAAAAGGGTGTGTTAAGCTGTTGGCATTATGTGACGATAGAGAATACTGTTAGACAAGCCAGATCTGGAATGTAACACCTCTTGATGTGGGAAAGAATAAACTCAAATGTAACAAAGACAAGAATTGTAAGACCAGAAGAAAGAAATAAGCAGCActaaaagttacaaaaaaaaccctcttgtCAAAATGAGAAGTGTTCCAGCTAAAACAATGTGGCTAGTACTGATTACAGTCATGCATGTGAATTTGATCAAATTGGAACAGTAGGTATGCTTCAATCTATCACGATCTGCCAAATCACATTCAAACTGCTAAAGAGTGATAATGGAATATATAAGCATATCCTACAGGTACTGTAACTGTGTGAGGTGACAGGGTTCAAAGGCTCATCCAGGGTCCAGGTCTCTGCCGTAGTACTGTTTCACCCAGCTGAGGTGGAGAATTCTCTTCCACCTCTGGCCCATCAGACTCATGAGACTCCTCTTCCTTGCTATCTGGAACATCAGGCCCCAAGGAATCTGGGATTACAGAGGCATTCTTTGACAGCTCAGTGCCTGTGCCAGTCTCCTGAAAATCAGATGACTCACTCACAGATCCAGTCACTTTAGAAGAATTAAGTTCCTTCTGAGAGTTTTCCCTCTCCATGCGCTTTCGGacctcttctctcctctgctGGATGCGGGTGTCGTCTCCCATCATAACCCTGACTCTCACTTGATCTGGAGGCCAGAGTCCACCCCATATAAACTGCAGGTAGCTGAACAGCACAATGACACTGAGGAAGGCAAAGTTGGTCGCTACGCCAATCACTGCAGATGTCAGGGGGAAGTTATACAGAACATATCGAATACCAGTGAAGTAAGCGTGGATACGGAGCTGAGATGAGTAGATCTGAACCTGTTTTGAGTGGATCTCAATGACTGCACCAATAGTGGGTTGATAAGCGTTGGTCTTGAagtctgagaacagctccacctCTATGAGCTGCTTCTGCTCCGCCATGCCAGTGACGAGAAGAGGAGCGAACACTAAGGTACTCATAGTCTGCAGAAGCTTAGAGCGGTAATGCAGCATTGTAGATCTTCCAACTGATGAGACAGTCATTCCACCCTTGGTATAACAAGACATCTTTACCATGAACATACCCAGCTCTTCATTCACTGGCGATTCAGGCATTTCCAACTCCAAAGATATTCGGTAAGGCTGACCATTGGCCATCACCTGATCTCTGCCATTCTTCATGAAAGAGATGTTGGCTGTGGGGAAGGAGCAAAGTCTCGTCTCCGAGGTATCACAGTCAGCAGTGTAGAAGAAGTGCACTGGGGTGGAGAAGCTCACGGTAGGCATATAAGAGTAATAAAAGCTCCCATAGAGAAAGATGGACACCCAGAGCAGCAGCACTAGGACACAAAAAAGGATGGCTGCCTGAAGCAGTGTCCGTCGGGCTTTGAGGAGCGTGACAGCTGCCACATCGTGCAGCCAGTGCAGAAGTGGTCCCATGGCACCTCCTAATGTTTCCGAACCGGAACTCACCGACCTTCTTCTGGTCCCGTTCTGGACAGTCGTTGCTCCTTGGATTCCCGTGGACCGCTGCCTCAGCGGAAGGTCCCTACCTTGATGCATCAGTGGGTGGGTCTCCTCCATAACCGTGTAATCGCTTATCTTCACCCTCCATTTCAAGTCTGGTTAACCGGCTACACGCTAACCGTGATAGTTGCAGCTACCGTCACGGGCGAAATAAACTACTCGGCAAAAACAAATATCCTGTTTTTCTAAAGTCTGGACTGTGTTGGTTTCACTCAGACTGTGAATTTAAGATAGCAAATTAGCCTACCGGGTTACACAGTGAATTTCCGGAGACTATGCTCAAAACACTACACCGTGAACCGGAAGTGAAAAGCTTTTGTGCCAGCTCGAAGCAGCGACGTAGAAAAAAAGCAGTAATTAACGTCGCCAGCGAAGGAAGCAGGcctacaaacacataaacagagATGGGGAAGAAAAGTCGCCTCCCTGGAGGAGCCGTCGGTCGGAGAACTATATTGCAGCTTTCCCCACCCGGGAACCGCGGCGTGAATgttggagagagagaagaagcgCCCTCGGGATCTGATGGTATTTTATCTCAGTAGCATGTTAGCGGCAGGCTAGCCTAGTGCTAAATACCTGAGGTGCGAACAACGGGCTCATCTGATTATCATTAATTACAATAATactgttatttttatatttagctgTCCAGTTACTTAACATATGCTGCAAATATACACCGTCGCTGAGAAACTGCAGCTGAGAGCTGTAGTTATTATGaattatttttctaattttagcTTCTACCAGAAGCTATAGGCTAGTGCGCTAAGCTAACAGTTCGGGGAACATCATCACTTTATCTTACAAAATATGTTAGAAGATAGGATAGGATCAGCTAGCCAAAAAGAAATGGGGGAATGATCTGTGGGATCGATACCCTTAGACCGCGATGCTTTTTATTTAGTCTATGAATACCTGTAATGTTAAAAGCGACAATACTTTACTACAAAActttggtttttttccccagatGAACAGGATGGGGATGGGCATAGATTCGTGAGACGCACAAACATCAAGGCTCCAGCAGTAAAAGCTACAGGTGAAgtgtttttctctccctctctcttttcgTGTGTGTTGCTGCAGTCATTCTCAAGCAGCAGATTCAAGACTTTATTTCATTTCGCTGAACAAAGCTTTTTTGCTTTCCCTTGTAGAGGGGTTGTCTTTGCTCGGAGCCTATGAGGATAGCGATGAAGAGGATGCGGGAGATTCTCATCGGTCAGCCGCAAATTCTCAACACAATCAGTCAGGTGACATCGACAGCACACTGGCCAATTTCATGGCTGTAAGTATGATGAGGATACTGTAAGCCAGTCTCTTATTATTTATGTTGAGCTAATAAAGGTGTAGATTAATGACAAGTAGGTTAAAGTCAACTTCTACTTCATAACTTTataaaattgtttgtttttcctgattttTCAAATAACTTATGCAGATTTTATACTCTCTGAGCTCCTTATTCATTATTAAATCATATACTCTATGTAAAGCCTAGTGCTTTGACCCGTGTGGTTTATTCACGCAACTAAAAACTTGCCGTCTGTGTTTTCTGGTTGCAGGAAATTGATGCAATCACAACTCAGCCAAGTTCAGATGATGCACCAACTCATCAGTCAGTTCCAAGTGCTACTCCACCCAAACCTGAGGTTAATACTCAGCAGCCAGCTGCTGGTGAAGGACAGAATCAGCAAGGCACAGACTTTGAGTACAATACACAGTACTCACTAGCCGGCGGTAATTATCTCTGCTGCATTAAAATATCAAGTGTGCATGTCCTTAGTGAActgatttatatttcttcaccaAAAATAATTTGTATATTAATGTATTTATATTCATATGAAAAGAAAACTGTATTTTTCTAATGTTATAGTCTTGATTACATAAAGTATTTAACAATGTGCTACATTGATTATATAAAGAGATCAATCACGCAGTGGTTACTTTCAAAAGGGACGGTTTGATATTGATGTCTACTAACCATTAAACGCAgccgatttatttatttttttgttaatatcTTCTTTGCTCTAACTGAGAACActggaggggttttttttgtcttattttgtttgtttgttaatttttgAGATTATGTTTTGGTGGTTTTTAAAGTCCCCTGTATTTGCTTGTATTTCAGTGGGTGTAGAGATGGGAGACTGGCAGGAGGTGTGGGACGAGAACTCTGGTTGCTATTATTACTGGAACACACTGACCAATGAAGTGTCCTGGGAGCTGCCACACTATCTAGCTGATCAGGTGCAAAGCCTGGGACATTATACCAACAGGTAGGAGACATTAAGAGTATTAAACAAAGTGTTTGAAAATTATGTTTATTTCTGACACCTGATAATTGTGGGtattctgcttttatttatagCTCGAGTGTCAATGGAAATGGCACAGCTCATGCAGGTTATTGCACAGAAGAAAATGCTGTATCTGCTGCCACAACAACATCAGCAAAAGAGACAAAAGTAAAGGCATGTTCCATCTGTCCCCAATTCAACTATTCAGctagtttctgttttgtttaaatactCTCACTTTGATACTAAATATGACTtgcactgtgtttttctttaaaggaGGTAATTGAAAGCGTTGTAGGCCTCACAAGTGAAGAGGAAGAGCGCCAGGGAGTTGCTGCAGCACTCCTCGCTCCTCTGATCCCCTCTGAAGTGAAGGAAGCAGAAGAGAAATGGAGGAAGAGACTGCTTAAAGGCCTGGATGAGAGTGAGAATAGCTTGGATTCTGACGGAGATGGCGTTCGTCTTACAGGATCTCCTTCTACCCCTCTGAGGGACTCAGACTCAGCTCCCATTGTCCAGAAAGATGGATGCACCAAGAAGCAATCTGGAGACAACTCTGAAGGTGATGAAGAGGCAGAAGAGGACACCATGGAGTTAGAACTGGCTCTGGAAAGGAAAAAGGTGTGTATTTAATGCAGCAAAAGGAATATCTTTGAAACTTTCTTTTGGCACACAGAATAATCAAACACCTGACTCTTAGGCTGAGCTACGAGCACTGGAGGAGGGTGATGTCAGTGCTGGGGGCTCCAGTCCTTGTTCTGAGAATAGCCAAGAAGCCTCCGGTCCTCGTGGTGTTCTGCTGAAGAAGAACCGGTGGAAGACTTCTTTCCTCAGTGCTGCCAGCCCCGACTCTAACAGTAGAAGCTCAGATATACCGGATAACACAGAGACCGGTTAGTTTAAACATTAACACATGAGAGAAGTGGGTggaataacataaaaaaaattctatctACATAATTTTATGCCTCTCTTGTTTCTTGTAGCACTTCCTAAAGTCTTAGAAAGTGTTGAGGAAGGAGAAGACAATGAAGTGGAAAATTCTGAGgacaaaatgggttcaaaaccTTCCGtgaaggaggagggggagacATCTGAGCTCAAAGAGGAAACTCCTGA
The Maylandia zebra isolate NMK-2024a linkage group LG7, Mzebra_GT3a, whole genome shotgun sequence DNA segment above includes these coding regions:
- the fnbp4 gene encoding formin-binding protein 4 isoform X1, with product MGKKSRLPGGAVGRRTILQLSPPGNRGVNVGEREEAPSGSDDEQDGDGHRFVRRTNIKAPAVKATEGLSLLGAYEDSDEEDAGDSHRSAANSQHNQSGDIDSTLANFMAEIDAITTQPSSDDAPTHQSVPSATPPKPEVNTQQPAAGEGQNQQGTDFEYNTQYSLAGVGVEMGDWQEVWDENSGCYYYWNTLTNEVSWELPHYLADQVQSLGHYTNSSSVNGNGTAHAGYCTEENAVSAATTTSAKETKVKEVIESVVGLTSEEEERQGVAAALLAPLIPSEVKEAEEKWRKRLLKGLDESENSLDSDGDGVRLTGSPSTPLRDSDSAPIVQKDGCTKKQSGDNSEGDEEAEEDTMELELALERKKAELRALEEGDVSAGGSSPCSENSQEASGPRGVLLKKNRWKTSFLSAASPDSNSRSSDIPDNTETALPKVLESVEEGEDNEVENSEDKMGSKPSVKEEGETSELKEETPELKFQIGELANTLISKMEFLGINKKGISNFQLLLLQTETRVADWREGALNGVYLRRRLQEAAEHIKYYELNATPKGWSCHWDREHRRYFYVKDRTGASQWDFPTEDDKEEDLKDGEGTQTQTSSQVDTKTSASGVTGSTCPPTAPPPLPPQPNPSSFWSPSQPPLPDSPPPPSNYPPPPPLPPGSPPPPPPPPDSDGEIMEVEMEMDDDNDEEPPAPGTEEDGSGKPPLPPGSASTKAVESSGPLGKGQKRKAGQMNKTITIGSSPILYTQPAASAAPLMSATAYWGMPAVTAPLVPCEPPAPPVPVLPPQPPLPPSQPPFEPTGAKTLPTDKSKKTKKDKPKKSKTKMPSLVKKWQSIQKELDEEEKSSSSDEDRDLLNKKSIEEWKQQQLSTGKASKNANFEALPEDWRERLKKRKMNT
- the LOC101470092 gene encoding seipin, whose amino-acid sequence is MEETHPLMHQGRDLPLRQRSTGIQGATTVQNGTRRRSVSSGSETLGGAMGPLLHWLHDVAAVTLLKARRTLLQAAILFCVLVLLLWVSIFLYGSFYYSYMPTVSFSTPVHFFYTADCDTSETRLCSFPTANISFMKNGRDQVMANGQPYRISLELEMPESPVNEELGMFMVKMSCYTKGGMTVSSVGRSTMLHYRSKLLQTMSTLVFAPLLVTGMAEQKQLIEVELFSDFKTNAYQPTIGAVIEIHSKQVQIYSSQLRIHAYFTGIRYVLYNFPLTSAVIGVATNFAFLSVIVLFSYLQFIWGGLWPPDQVRVRVMMGDDTRIQQRREEVRKRMERENSQKELNSSKVTGSVSESSDFQETGTGTELSKNASVIPDSLGPDVPDSKEEESHESDGPEVEENSPPQLGETVLRQRPGPWMSL
- the fnbp4 gene encoding formin-binding protein 4 isoform X2, producing MGKKSRLPGGAVGRRTILQLSPPGNRGVNVGEREEAPSGSDDEQDGDGHRFVRRTNIKAPAVKATEGLSLLGAYEDSDEEDAGDSHRSAANSQHNQSGDIDSTLANFMAEIDAITTQPSSDDAPTHQSVPSATPPKPEVNTQQPAAGEGQNQQGTDFEYNTQYSLAGVGVEMGDWQEVWDENSGCYYYWNTLTNEVSWELPHYLADQVQSLGHYTNSSSVNGNGTAHAGYCTEENAVSAATTTSAKETKEVIESVVGLTSEEEERQGVAAALLAPLIPSEVKEAEEKWRKRLLKGLDESENSLDSDGDGVRLTGSPSTPLRDSDSAPIVQKDGCTKKQSGDNSEGDEEAEEDTMELELALERKKAELRALEEGDVSAGGSSPCSENSQEASGPRGVLLKKNRWKTSFLSAASPDSNSRSSDIPDNTETALPKVLESVEEGEDNEVENSEDKMGSKPSVKEEGETSELKEETPELKFQIGELANTLISKMEFLGINKKGISNFQLLLLQTETRVADWREGALNGVYLRRRLQEAAEHIKYYELNATPKGWSCHWDREHRRYFYVKDRTGASQWDFPTEDDKEEDLKDGEGTQTQTSSQVDTKTSASGVTGSTCPPTAPPPLPPQPNPSSFWSPSQPPLPDSPPPPSNYPPPPPLPPGSPPPPPPPPDSDGEIMEVEMEMDDDNDEEPPAPGTEEDGSGKPPLPPGSASTKAVESSGPLGKGQKRKAGQMNKTITIGSSPILYTQPAASAAPLMSATAYWGMPAVTAPLVPCEPPAPPVPVLPPQPPLPPSQPPFEPTGAKTLPTDKSKKTKKDKPKKSKTKMPSLVKKWQSIQKELDEEEKSSSSDEDRDLLNKKSIEEWKQQQLSTGKASKNANFEALPEDWRERLKKRKMNT